From Saccharomycodes ludwigii strain NBRC 1722 chromosome IV, whole genome shotgun sequence, one genomic window encodes:
- a CDS encoding uncharacterized protein (similar to Saccharomyces cerevisiae YPL273W | SAM4 | S-AdenosylMethionine metabolism) → MIIAVDSDKPFPINQYLNNPENVLVLDGGQGTELERRGLNINHSLWSTLPFLENSACSKDNKYLQVIKDMYVDFINNGSNGLMTLTYQSSYASLIKYSDGRINNLSEYTAFLNSIVDFVYSILKEQGTVNGKPLYLLGSIGPYASYLSNGSEYTGNYNINDDHIDFINYYSPQLSNFIENDKIDLIAFETIPNFQEFSSILSLKFLNHFIPLHEKGLKPFFISITVDDETGNLRAGTTYSELCNYIIKFVTENAKENHEHIILSSLVGFGMNCFAKKNSVEFLNKYNSYLKEHYPPEFRNNSNVKYFNVIYPNSGEVYDGQTRTWSHSDNDDIHNYSWSNLVENFVNVQHCKIIGGCCRTTPGDIKEISTAINVVVAAAADVE, encoded by the coding sequence ATGATAATCGCAGTAGATTCTGATAAGCCGTTCCCAATCAACCAATATCTAAATAACCCTGAGAATGTACTAGTATTAGATGGTGGTCAAGGTACCGAATTAGAAAGGAGAggattaaatataaaccaTTCGTTGTGGTCTACATTAccttttttggaaaattcaGCATGTtctaaagataataaatactTGCAAGTCATTAAGGATATGTATGTTGATTTCATTAATAACGGGTCTAACGGTTTAATGACATTAACTTACCAATCAAGCTATGCTAGCTTGATAAAGTATAGTGATGGTAGAATCAATAATTTATCGGAGTATACTGCATTTTTGAATTCAATCGTGGACTTTGTATATAGCATATTGAAGGAACAAGGCACAGTCAATGGCAAACCTCTATATTTGCTTGGGAGCATTGGGCCATATGCTTCATACTTATCCAATGGATCGGAATATACAGGTAATTATAACATTAACGACGATCATATAGATTTTATCAACTATTATAGCCCACAGTTAAGTAATTTCATTGAAAATGACAAAATCGACTTGATTGCATTCGAAACTATTCCCAATTTTCAAGAATTCTCCAGTATTTTATCGTTAAAATTCCTGAACCATTTCATACCATTACACGAAAAGGGTCTAaaaccattttttatttctattactgttgatgatgaaacTGGCAACCTTAGAGCTGGAACCACTTATAGCGAACTCTGCAATTATATCATCAAATTTGTCACAGAAAATGCCAAGGAAAATCATGAGCATATCATTCTATCCTCTTTGGTTGGATTTGGTATGAACTGTTTCGCCAAAAAGAACTCtgttgaatttttaaacaagTACAATAGTTATCTAAAGGAACATTATCCCCCTGAGTTTAGAAACAATTCTAATGTAAAGTATTTTAACGTCATATACCCTAATAGTGGAGAAGTTTATGATGGTCAAACACGTACCTGGAGTCACtctgataatgatgatatcCACAACTATAGCTGGTCCAATTTGGTTGAGAATTTTGTCAATGTTCAGCACTGTAAAATCATTGGTGGGTGCTGTAGAACTACTCCTGGtgatataaaagaaatctCAACAGCTATaaatgttgttgttgctgctgctgctgatgttgaataa
- a CDS encoding acetate uptake transporter family protein (similar to Saccharomyces cerevisiae YNR002C | ATO2 | Ammonia (Ammonium) Transport Outward (paralog of YCR010C | ADY2)) has translation MSSQPQTSTTTIAAKQKDNTVVSPSLSTTSNTSSRSQNRHEKQSANDNDTNNENLIQKITTSGDNNEYIMIGRQKFLKDELYQAFGGTLNPGLAPESTHKFANPVPLGLSAFALTTFVLSMYNARAMGITVPNVVVGVAIFYGGVAEVISGIWLMAIENTFGATALTSYGAFWMSYSALYIPWFGVIDAYEGHDEEFRNGVGFFLLGWAIFTYGLTICTLKSTVAFFGLFFFLALTFLLLSIGNFANSVGCIRAGGVIGVIASMFGWYNAYAGVANKENSYLIANAVQLPTNERLLFERSS, from the coding sequence atgtcTTCACAACCACAAACTtccacaacaacaattgcagcaaaacaaaaagacaATACTGTTGTTAGCCCTTCTTTAAGTACCACTTCTAATACGAGTAGTAGGTCTCAAAACAGACACGAAAAACAAAGTgcaaatgataatgatactaACAACGAAAACTtaatccaaaaaataactacTAGTGGTGACAACAATGAATATATTATGATTGGTAGacaaaagtttttaaaggATGAATTGTATCAAGCTTTTGGTGGTACTTTGAACCCAGGGTTAGCTCCGGAATCTACGCACAAATTTGCGAATCCGGTACCCTTAGGCTTGAGCGCATTTGCATTAACTACATTTGTATTAAGTATGTATAATGCAAGAGCTATGGGTATCACTGTACCAAATGTTGTCGTTGGTGTAGCTATTTTTTATGGCGGCGTTGCTGAAGTTATCTCTGGTATTTGGTTAATGGCTATTGAAAACACGTTTGGTGCCACTGCTTTGACGTCATACGGCGCATTTTGGATGAGCTATTCTGCATTGTATATTCCATGGTTTGGAGTTATAGATGCCTATGAGGGACATGATGAGGAATTTAGAAATGGTGTTGGGTTTTTCCTATTAGGTTGGGCTATTTTCACATATGGATTAACTATATGCACTTTGAAGTCAACAGTTGCGTTTTTTGggttatttttctttttagctttaacatttttattattgagcATTGGTAACTTTGCCAATAGTGTTGGATGTATTAGGGCAGGTGGTGTCATTGGTGTCATAGCTTCCATGTTTGGATGGTACAATGCTTATGCGGGTGTTgcaaataaagaaaattctTATTTAATTGCCAACGCTGTCCAGTTACCAACTAATGAAaggttattatttgaacGCAGTTCTTGA